The following DNA comes from Deltaproteobacteria bacterium.
GAAGAAGAAGATTCAGAAAATAATCTGAAAATAGCCACCAAAAAAAGCGGAACGGCAAGCTGCCGTTCCGCTTTTTTATTGGCGAAAGCCGCTGTTTTTCAAACGACAATAACGGTTGAAATAGATCACCCGGGCATGCCCGGAATCCTTACTGTTTCGGCCCTTGACCGGTCAACCATTCACACTCCAAGGCAAACTTTCACGTGATTGATTGGATGAATTCATTCAACCACGGGTAAACCCGTGGCCGTCTGCCTTCGACCGCATAACCTTTGCAACCTAAATGCTATCGACTTTCCCATGCGGGCCATTGAAAAACATTAGGGGATTGAATTCGGATCCAACACCACCCTGAAGCCAAGAGTATTAAAACTTTCTGCAGGCAACGAGACAGCTCTATTAGCCGAGCGGCAGGCTTTGGACACACCTAACCAAGAACCACTGCGAATGACCCTTTTCTCCCCTGTAGCCGGCCCTGCTGGATCCGTTTCATCACCTGCATAGTCACCATACCGGTCGCGGCACCACTCCCACACGCTGCCGTGCATGTCGTGAAGCCCCCAGGCATTGGCATCTTGCTGCCCCACGGTGGTCGTTCCCGCGCAATCCGGCCCTCCGGGGCTAAAATCCTCGCAACCGGGATAAGACACGCTGTCATTGAAACAATACCATCCTAAAACATCCAGGTCTTCTTCAAAGGCACATGCTTCCGAGGACTGGGTACTTATGCCGTCGTTTGCAAAAGCGCTTGCGCTCCCGGCCCGCGCCGCATATTCCCACTCCGCTTCTGTGGGCAGGCGATAGGTCCCTTCCCCCAAAAGGTTCAGGGCGTCTACAAAATCATTGGCATCCTGCCATGAAACCTGCTCGACCGGGCAACCGGGGCCGCAATTCTGAAACCGGGAGGGATTTGTGCCCATCACTCCCTCCCACTGCCCCTGGGTCACCTCGGTCACTTGCATGTAAAAATTTTGCGTCAGGGTGACTTGGTGTTCGGTTTCATCGGGATCCCTTCCCAATTCGGTATCCGGGCTGCCCATGGTGAACGTCCCGGCGGGAATGAGGTTGAAGCCCATGCCCAGGCTGTTGTAATAGTCCGCAGTGCAGACCGTACCACTGGAACAGTCATTATCATCACAGTCGATGTCAAGGTTGCAGTTGTTGTCCAGCAGGTCGGCGCATATTTCGGCAGCGCCCGGATTGACAGCGGCATCGCCGTCGTCACAGTCCGTGTTGTCGGCCACATAGCCGGCCGGCCGGGTTTCGGCCTCGGATGATATTGCCGGGTCTCCATAGCCGTCGCCGTCGCTGTCCAGGTACCAGGTCTGCAGGTCGCCGTCATCGTCCCCGCCGCCTCCGCCGCCGGAACAGCCCACCAGCACCAGCAGGGCAACGGACAGGAGGACACCAAAAAGCTTGCCATTTCTCGAAATCAATACCTTCATTCCCATAATTCAAACTCCGTTTCGATGTTAGTCAAGGCACACCCTGTGTCAAGATCCCCACTCGAGTGTTCAGGGGGATGGTTTTTTTTACGGTTATCCTTGCACAGTATTGGCTAAAATTCCAGCATTTCATAAAATCATGACTCACGATGTTATGAACCGCGACTTCCGTCTTCGCTCTACGAGCTGCGCCGCGACGAGTCGCCGCTACAATTATCCCAACAAAAATGAGCCCGTAGCTGATAGCTCACAGTTCATGGCATGCTATCAGCTATGACCTATGAACTATGACCTATGAGCTATTACCTATGAGCTATGAGCTACGACCTATGACCTATCAGCTTTCTCCCCCTTGAATCCTGAGCTTTCGGCTTTCGCCGAAGGTGGTTGATTTCATGCGTGTCAGTTGTCAATATATTGGTATCCGGCCGCCGTCAGCGCCTCGATTGCCCGCGCCGTGACCGCCTCTTTAAAAAGGATGTAATCCGTGTCGAAGGTGGACACGGCGAAGATGCTGATC
Coding sequences within:
- a CDS encoding SUMF1/EgtB/PvdO family nonheme iron enzyme, which produces MGMKVLISRNGKLFGVLLSVALLVLVGCSGGGGGGDDDGDLQTWYLDSDGDGYGDPAISSEAETRPAGYVADNTDCDDGDAAVNPGAAEICADLLDNNCNLDIDCDDNDCSSGTVCTADYYNSLGMGFNLIPAGTFTMGSPDTELGRDPDETEHQVTLTQNFYMQVTEVTQGQWEGVMGTNPSRFQNCGPGCPVEQVSWQDANDFVDALNLLGEGTYRLPTEAEWEYAARAGSASAFANDGISTQSSEACAFEEDLDVLGWYCFNDSVSYPGCEDFSPGGPDCAGTTTVGQQDANAWGLHDMHGSVWEWCRDRYGDYAGDETDPAGPATGEKRVIRSGSWLGVSKACRSANRAVSLPAESFNTLGFRVVLDPNSIP